The nucleotide window CAATGATTAATGTCACAATGGTTAGTTTCTTGGCAACATCAGCAATCTCAATTTGTATGGGAGCATCGGCAATTTTAATTTTTTGTGAAGAACTACTAATTTTTCCAATTTCTGTTTGCATTCCGGTTGCGTAAACAATTCCTGTCGCTTCGCCTCTTGCAACGGTAGTACCCATGAAGATGCAATTTTTTATATCGCCAATAGCAAGTGTTTTATCGGTAACAAATAGATAATCTTTATTGGAAGGTAATGATTCACCGGTAAGAATAAATTCGTTTGCGGAAAAATCTTTGGAGTCAATCAAACGAATGTCTGCCGGGATTCCGTCGCCTTCAGTCAATTTAACCAGATCACCGGGGACAAGGTCATCTGCAAAAATTTCAATTGTTTTTCCTTCCCTTATAACAATACATCTATTTACGACCAGTGCTTTGAGTGATGCTAATATATTTTCTGCTTTCCATTCCTGATAGAAACCAATTAAGGCATTCAAAACAACAATCATCAAAAGGATTGATCCATCACGCTCTTGCCCTAAAAAGAAAGATACTAAAGAAGCTACAATTAAAATCAAAACCAGTGGGCTTTTGAATTGAGCAAAAAGCATTTTAAAAACATTTCTACTTTGGGTGTCTTTTAAAACGTTCCTACCGTATTTTTTTCTAGCCTGCAGTATTGCTTTTTCTTCAAGTCCAGCACTAGCATTACCATTCAATTGCTTGATAATATCCTCTATATCCTGAGTGTAGAAATCCATATGTCAACCATTTTAAAAAAACTGGATTATCAAAAAAACCGTTGCAAAATAACATGTAAATTACTAAAAATTAAAACATTAAACACATAAATCATTGTAAAAAGCATAGCTCATATTAAAATTTTAAAGAAGAGAAAGTACTAATCGATCATGATTACATTAATCTTACTATTGCATTAAAAACTTCAAATCAAAAAAGTAAACACTAAACACAAACACCTAAAAAACAAACAATTAACCATGTTTTTTCATTATCTTTATAAGTCGTTTTTTATTACAATTAGTATTAATTTAATTTTGAAATTAAAATGGAAAACAAAAAGATAATTACTGTTTTTGGCGCAACAGGATCACAAGGCGGTGGACTTGCCAGAGCTATTTTAGCAGATAAAGACAGTGAATTTACAGTAAGGGTAGTAACCCGAGATGTTAATTCAGATAAATCCAAAGCATTCTCACAATTAGGTGCTGAAGTAGTCGAGGCGAATATTGACGATATACAAAGTATCAAAAAAGCAATAGCAGGTGCTTACGGTGCTTATTTTGTTACTTTTTTCTGGGAACACTTCTCCGTTGACAAAGAATTACAGGAAGTCAACAATTTTATTGAAGCTGCAAGAGAATCCCATTTACAACATATCATTTGGTCAACATTGGAAGATACCCGAAATTGGATGAAATTGGATGACGATAGAATGCCAACTTTACACGGAAAATACAAAGTACCTCATTTTGACGGAAAAGGCGAAGCCGACCATTATTTTAGAGAAGCTGAATTACCTACCACCTTTTTACGAACTTCTTTCTACTGGGACAATTTTATTAATTTTGGTATGGGGCCACAAAAAGGGGAAGATGGAAACTACTATATCGCATTCCCAATGGATGATAAAAAATTATCCGCCATAGCTGCAGAAGATATAGGAAAATGCGCTTACGGAATTTTCAAAAAAGGGAAAGAATTGATAGGAAAAACTATTGGCATTGCCGGAGAAAAACTTAATGGTGATGAAATGGCCGAAAAACTATCAAAAGCCCTTAATAAAAAAGTCCTTTTTAATAGAGTAACACCAGAAGCTTATAGAAATTTTGGATTTC belongs to Flavobacterium aquiphilum and includes:
- a CDS encoding NmrA/HSCARG family protein produces the protein MENKKIITVFGATGSQGGGLARAILADKDSEFTVRVVTRDVNSDKSKAFSQLGAEVVEANIDDIQSIKKAIAGAYGAYFVTFFWEHFSVDKELQEVNNFIEAARESHLQHIIWSTLEDTRNWMKLDDDRMPTLHGKYKVPHFDGKGEADHYFREAELPTTFLRTSFYWDNFINFGMGPQKGEDGNYYIAFPMDDKKLSAIAAEDIGKCAYGIFKKGKELIGKTIGIAGEKLNGDEMAEKLSKALNKKVLFNRVTPEAYRNFGFPGADDLGNMFQFKRDFNDDFNNARNEVFAKELNPELQNFDMWLSANASRIPIE